The proteins below come from a single Chloroflexota bacterium genomic window:
- a CDS encoding PQQ-binding-like beta-propeller repeat protein, with amino-acid sequence MSKNLATRLHQLLSLLVILSLLIPAGLASAQEGGTETPAPTDTPAPAETATPEATVTETPTETPTEIPTEAAAPAPAATSSRGGGDPRLSSVLNDLAEAYASGGPTAAMSVAEAQGLSLQAAGENVQVVAMLAPGKSSNEARDLVASLGGLVEVDIDALVQISLPIGGLQALATSDLFLGVRLPAYAEEVAVTSEGKTTSNASAWQAVGLTGKGVKVAILDTGFTGYTTLYGTELPPVTRIHTRSFRADLNLQTSSHGREVAEIVYDMAPDAELWLVSISTDLEFSEAMDWLITQNVDIINASIGWTNYDDGDGDSSTGVNNALVDSVNRVNTAGILYVAAAGNSAVGHAAVTYVNSGGFHLWDADIYNEINNWTDCPPGFSCYVEANLAWNDWGDAIPGKDYDLFIMQNTGAGWVTVASSFNDQLAGYPWPTERVGAFVPSGGQVAIVVQRFNSSTSEYLEMFVNGWDLQVDSNTSTILSPADAANAFTVGAYNHLSGSHETYSSRGPVNEAGGAAPSGDEAVKPDITGPDCTTTSLSDGSTGEGFCGTSGAAPHVAGAAALVLQADPTRTNAQLRSFLETAAEADAGDPTAGKDNQWGWGKLILGAAPAGPAACPTCINSAGWPLFQNGVTRAGAGTSAISTTASLLWTSPLLTADVRSVVVGSGALAYVKAGRYVYALNKQFGTIAWTFDLGAAGVAKGPGAPALTDGGSPAVFVGSGDGYVYKIEATSATPNGVQVCKSAKLGTDLSKASPLIGADGTVYFVDDTLTIDRLIAVNPADCSQRWAVNLGTGATGAGTSSPAYWANPADPNTTDDLIFVGADKLYAFTIWGGPKWSAPIKTGVEVATVPTTPTVIDPGGAWKVYVVNSLGDLYSANAIDGTSLVRAHDAPAGAHASGSIAAFDNGAHFFLYWGHLAVLYKHDTFTSTTTPTPPLTIGGSLTDASPVVDSANNVFIGSTDGKVYGINGGTMADLDGPGTVWPKIAAISTAGGLAILNTDLYVPSTDDRVRVYGTLPGTCATCNTEVSDWPTFQRGVNRNGDGIYTVGTSPLQLWNRAPGGDVFPPIVGPTSGAHPRGIAYFVTGRYLRAFDIDTRNVIWSYDLGLTGTATGFAAPALANQTGAATGFADGIVYVGGKDGFLHAVYADGPNAGQRLWATDVGLDISKASPLIDNNGVVYVVEDGAVDRLIAVTHEGAVKWAASIGAALGTSSPAYDGTCVYVGGKNLYGFNATDGTTCTGWPAGGYQLGVVTTTVPSAPIIVGTDDLYALNNLGDLYHINLASLPVPPLVVEYDTPAGVGSGSLAYDTTNALVYWTLGGKLYKWDGATPGAITLSGATTNSTPVIDSAGNVFVGTSDNKLWKVPSGGSTATVMFTALGSMASAGAITVDPNTNGVLLWPSLDDKLYAFGTPEGTSTCPGCALASVEWPAFQSNAAHAPVEQGGGGATIRKTRQFTAVGATRPAVADASNIYFVAGQYLYARNKNTDAFAWGTVGGVEKKYNLGLAVTAGFYAMPALATDGANTIIYVGGSDGNLHAVNAATGDLIWKTDVGNNISKASPIVSDLGLIFVVEDNATPDRLIALDSTGTIIWSQLIGLSNGTSSPAIDAKSAGITDDVVLVGGGGGLYAFDVEDGAPVFTSNYGVIAPASPLTNGSPVVFNAVDPDLDGYYVVSGDGVLWRVSFNGLTVTNLGDADGALLKGGKSAAPLILESAGSANIFFGLGNKLYKVTYDGVSAPAAPTATTLGGVLGDSTPLAGDGHVYIGSTDLKFYSIQQAAPPLTATAVYTHTASLAGSGAFMDADHVVWPAQDGKQLVFTNGVGDPGSLNTANGQWPLFQRNDAHTGTAASALSSSAIEQWAVLTAGDVRGVVIGNATLQPVAYPQGLAYFVAGTKLYALDVATHLIAKQWDLGATSGVSGYSSPAVITVDNGANDEEWVFVADKLGVVRAYGFRWNGAAYEWVTNPSWSVDVGLDASKASVLAGHNDLVYVVEDTLGVDRLHAINRVNGSLLWSANLGAGAGSSSPAFYDDGGNGVVYVGSDKLYAIDAMTGVPETGSPITLATPAPGMINSAPLIIGTDVYVLTATARLFRVATAGNVVTPDLIGDPAILTTIGASSMARFDAAGADDYLFIATANKLYRYNFNGPALSAPLTLGALATNFTNSTPLVDSAGNVFIGGADGFLYGVDGNTMTAFAGPYNPVDGSGWPKKIGVGTAASSAAGSLALVNSQLYVPSLDDNLRRFGPAPAACVDCDLYTAAQWPMFQHDVAHTGRNGNGAGHRAPIAFWSKSTTTTSAPPRTPVLGPVKAGFANGVLYFTSGQFVLARDAANGNELWRFDLGLLGNPSGGASPALLLVAANAGGVDDDVVNVIVGAKDGFLYALNANTGVMAWRIDLGLDISKASPVIDGDGTIYVVEDTAALDRLHAVYFNGTRKWTRDLAAGTGASSPVLDVANTNVIVGSANKLFAFDTITNALAWATPTTMPAGLFNTSLVVNGDDLWALNNVAGLYRVNPATGSVYDGGAALGIQPMVAGVGLVGDSVAPAIQSDPYTAGYDIIAFTAGTRLYRVIWNNTGNAVVTAGYLSFAGTVGNASPVIDANGWTYTLDSLGYLRAFYRYAFYTVFAKKVATQGTLAGGPIIGNGTNGTAAVYLPSRNNTFYKVGKP; translated from the coding sequence ATGTCTAAAAATCTCGCTACTCGCCTTCATCAACTCCTGAGCCTGCTCGTCATCCTCAGCCTGCTGATTCCGGCCGGACTGGCGTCGGCGCAAGAGGGCGGCACGGAAACGCCCGCGCCGACCGACACACCAGCGCCGGCCGAGACGGCAACGCCCGAAGCGACGGTTACAGAAACGCCGACCGAAACGCCAACGGAAATTCCAACAGAGGCGGCGGCCCCGGCGCCGGCGGCAACTTCGTCACGCGGCGGCGGCGATCCGCGTTTGAGCAGTGTCTTGAATGATCTGGCGGAGGCCTATGCCAGCGGCGGCCCGACGGCGGCCATGAGCGTGGCCGAGGCTCAGGGCTTGTCGCTTCAGGCGGCGGGCGAGAACGTGCAGGTGGTGGCCATGCTCGCGCCGGGCAAGTCGTCGAACGAAGCCCGTGACCTGGTGGCCAGCCTGGGCGGCCTGGTGGAAGTGGACATTGACGCGCTCGTTCAGATCAGTTTGCCGATTGGCGGTTTGCAGGCATTGGCGACGAGCGATCTGTTTTTGGGCGTGCGCCTGCCGGCTTATGCGGAAGAGGTGGCGGTGACGTCTGAGGGCAAGACCACGTCGAACGCGAGCGCCTGGCAAGCGGTGGGCCTGACGGGCAAAGGTGTGAAAGTTGCCATCCTGGACACGGGCTTCACCGGCTATACGACTCTGTATGGCACCGAACTGCCGCCTGTGACCCGGATTCACACCCGCTCCTTCCGCGCTGACCTCAACTTGCAAACCAGCAGCCACGGGCGCGAGGTGGCCGAGATTGTATACGACATGGCTCCCGACGCTGAACTGTGGCTGGTCAGCATCAGCACCGACCTTGAATTTAGTGAAGCGATGGACTGGTTGATCACCCAGAACGTTGACATTATCAACGCTTCCATCGGCTGGACGAATTACGACGACGGCGACGGCGACAGTAGCACCGGAGTCAACAATGCTCTGGTGGACTCGGTTAACCGCGTGAACACCGCCGGAATTTTGTACGTGGCCGCCGCCGGGAATTCGGCTGTGGGGCATGCCGCAGTGACCTATGTCAACAGTGGCGGTTTCCATTTGTGGGACGCTGATATTTATAACGAGATTAACAACTGGACCGACTGCCCACCTGGCTTTTCATGTTACGTCGAAGCAAACCTGGCCTGGAATGATTGGGGCGACGCGATTCCGGGCAAAGACTACGACCTGTTCATTATGCAGAATACCGGAGCAGGTTGGGTGACAGTTGCCTCAAGCTTCAATGATCAGTTGGCGGGTTACCCGTGGCCCACCGAGCGTGTAGGCGCTTTTGTGCCCTCCGGCGGCCAGGTAGCGATTGTTGTTCAACGATTCAATTCTTCCACCAGTGAATATCTTGAAATGTTTGTGAACGGCTGGGACTTGCAGGTAGATAGCAACACCAGCACCATTCTCAGCCCGGCGGACGCGGCTAACGCTTTCACTGTTGGCGCGTACAACCACCTCTCTGGTTCGCACGAAACTTATAGCTCGCGCGGCCCGGTGAATGAAGCAGGCGGCGCGGCTCCGAGCGGTGATGAAGCCGTCAAGCCGGACATCACCGGCCCCGATTGCACGACCACCAGCCTGAGCGACGGTTCTACCGGCGAAGGTTTCTGCGGCACCTCAGGCGCGGCCCCGCACGTGGCGGGCGCGGCGGCGCTGGTTTTGCAAGCCGACCCGACACGCACCAATGCTCAGCTTCGTAGTTTCCTTGAAACTGCGGCTGAGGCAGATGCCGGAGACCCAACCGCTGGCAAAGATAATCAGTGGGGCTGGGGCAAGCTCATCCTGGGCGCGGCTCCGGCCGGCCCGGCGGCCTGCCCAACTTGCATCAACTCGGCTGGCTGGCCGCTCTTCCAAAACGGCGTAACTCGCGCAGGCGCAGGTACAAGTGCTATCAGCACGACGGCCAGCCTGTTGTGGACTTCGCCTCTGCTCACCGCGGACGTGCGCTCGGTCGTCGTCGGCTCTGGGGCGTTGGCTTACGTGAAAGCCGGGCGTTACGTCTACGCTCTCAATAAACAGTTTGGCACTATTGCCTGGACGTTTGACCTCGGCGCGGCGGGAGTGGCCAAAGGCCCCGGCGCGCCCGCCCTCACCGATGGCGGTTCGCCGGCCGTGTTTGTGGGCAGCGGTGACGGCTATGTTTACAAGATTGAGGCTACGTCCGCTACTCCTAACGGCGTGCAAGTTTGCAAGTCGGCCAAACTCGGCACAGACCTGAGCAAAGCCTCGCCGCTGATCGGCGCGGATGGCACGGTGTACTTTGTGGATGACACGCTCACTATCGATCGCCTGATCGCCGTCAACCCGGCGGACTGTTCACAGCGGTGGGCCGTCAACCTTGGAACCGGCGCTACCGGCGCCGGCACCTCGTCACCCGCTTACTGGGCCAACCCGGCTGATCCCAACACCACCGATGACTTGATCTTCGTCGGCGCGGACAAGTTGTATGCCTTCACGATTTGGGGCGGGCCGAAATGGTCGGCCCCGATCAAGACGGGCGTTGAAGTGGCAACCGTGCCAACCACGCCGACGGTGATCGATCCCGGCGGCGCGTGGAAAGTTTACGTCGTCAACAGCCTCGGCGATCTGTACTCGGCCAATGCTATTGATGGCACGTCGCTCGTCCGCGCCCACGATGCTCCCGCCGGCGCGCACGCTTCCGGCTCAATCGCCGCCTTCGACAACGGCGCTCACTTCTTCCTTTACTGGGGTCATCTGGCCGTTCTCTACAAACACGACACCTTTACCTCGACAACAACCCCAACGCCTCCATTGACCATTGGCGGCAGTCTCACCGACGCCTCGCCGGTGGTGGACAGCGCCAACAACGTCTTCATCGGCTCCACCGACGGCAAAGTGTATGGCATCAACGGCGGCACGATGGCCGACTTGGATGGCCCGGGCACCGTCTGGCCCAAGATTGCGGCAATCAGCACCGCCGGCGGCCTGGCCATTCTCAACACCGATCTCTACGTTCCTTCAACGGACGACCGGGTTCGAGTATATGGCACTCTGCCAGGCACGTGCGCGACTTGTAATACCGAAGTATCTGATTGGCCCACGTTCCAGCGCGGCGTAAACCGCAATGGCGACGGCATTTACACAGTGGGCACTTCGCCGCTTCAGTTGTGGAACCGCGCCCCCGGCGGTGATGTCTTCCCGCCCATCGTCGGTCCAACCTCTGGCGCTCACCCTCGGGGCATCGCCTACTTTGTCACCGGGCGCTACCTGCGCGCCTTCGACATTGACACCCGCAATGTGATCTGGTCATACGACCTGGGCCTGACTGGCACAGCCACCGGCTTTGCCGCTCCTGCCCTGGCAAATCAAACGGGCGCGGCGACGGGCTTCGCCGACGGCATTGTCTATGTTGGCGGCAAAGATGGTTTCCTGCACGCTGTTTATGCCGACGGCCCGAACGCCGGTCAGCGCCTGTGGGCCACCGATGTGGGTCTCGACATTTCCAAAGCCTCGCCGCTCATTGACAACAACGGCGTCGTCTACGTCGTCGAAGACGGGGCAGTAGATCGCCTCATCGCCGTCACCCACGAAGGGGCGGTGAAGTGGGCGGCCAGCATCGGCGCGGCACTTGGTACCTCCTCCCCAGCTTACGATGGGACGTGCGTTTACGTCGGCGGCAAGAATCTATATGGCTTCAATGCGACTGACGGCACAACTTGTACGGGCTGGCCCGCTGGCGGCTACCAGCTTGGCGTTGTCACGACTACGGTTCCAAGTGCGCCCATAATTGTTGGCACCGATGATTTGTACGCGCTTAACAACCTGGGCGATCTCTACCATATTAATCTGGCCTCCCTGCCTGTGCCGCCACTGGTGGTCGAGTATGACACGCCTGCAGGTGTTGGCTCCGGCTCACTGGCTTATGACACAACTAACGCCCTTGTCTACTGGACTCTGGGCGGCAAGCTGTATAAGTGGGATGGCGCGACTCCGGGAGCAATTACGTTGAGCGGCGCAACTACCAACAGCACGCCGGTGATCGATTCAGCGGGCAATGTCTTTGTTGGCACGAGCGATAACAAGCTGTGGAAAGTGCCAAGCGGAGGTTCGACGGCGACGGTCATGTTCACCGCTCTTGGCTCGATGGCCAGCGCGGGCGCAATTACAGTTGATCCCAATACGAATGGCGTCCTCCTCTGGCCGTCACTGGATGATAAGCTGTATGCCTTTGGCACGCCTGAAGGAACAAGCACTTGCCCGGGTTGCGCGCTGGCTTCAGTAGAATGGCCCGCTTTCCAAAGCAATGCGGCTCACGCGCCCGTCGAACAAGGCGGCGGCGGCGCAACCATCCGCAAGACTCGGCAGTTCACGGCTGTTGGCGCAACTCGCCCGGCGGTGGCCGACGCCAGCAACATCTACTTTGTGGCCGGGCAGTATCTCTACGCCCGCAACAAGAACACGGACGCCTTCGCCTGGGGAACTGTGGGCGGCGTTGAGAAGAAGTACAACCTCGGCCTGGCGGTGACGGCTGGATTCTATGCCATGCCTGCCCTGGCTACCGACGGCGCGAACACCATCATCTACGTCGGCGGCTCGGACGGCAACCTGCACGCCGTGAACGCGGCCACCGGCGACTTGATCTGGAAGACGGACGTGGGCAACAACATCTCCAAAGCTTCGCCCATCGTCTCAGACCTCGGCCTCATCTTTGTCGTCGAGGACAATGCCACCCCTGACCGGCTGATTGCGCTCGACTCTACTGGCACGATCATTTGGTCGCAGTTGATTGGTCTCTCTAACGGCACTTCGTCGCCGGCGATTGATGCGAAGAGCGCCGGGATCACGGACGATGTGGTGCTGGTGGGCGGCGGCGGCGGCTTGTATGCCTTTGATGTCGAAGATGGCGCGCCAGTGTTCACCTCTAACTACGGCGTCATCGCCCCGGCCAGCCCGCTGACCAATGGTTCACCAGTAGTCTTTAATGCCGTTGATCCTGACCTCGACGGTTACTACGTGGTGAGCGGCGATGGCGTGCTGTGGCGGGTATCCTTCAACGGCCTCACGGTCACCAACCTGGGCGACGCCGACGGCGCATTGCTCAAAGGCGGCAAGTCGGCGGCCCCGCTCATCCTGGAAAGTGCCGGGTCAGCCAACATCTTCTTTGGCTTAGGCAACAAGCTCTATAAAGTGACTTACGATGGCGTGAGCGCGCCAGCCGCGCCCACCGCGACAACGTTGGGCGGCGTGCTGGGCGACTCGACGCCGCTGGCGGGCGATGGTCATGTCTACATCGGCTCCACCGATCTAAAGTTCTACTCTATCCAACAAGCCGCACCGCCTCTGACGGCAACAGCGGTTTACACTCACACCGCCAGCCTGGCCGGTTCCGGCGCGTTCATGGACGCCGATCATGTAGTCTGGCCGGCGCAGGATGGCAAGCAGTTGGTCTTCACCAATGGCGTTGGCGACCCGGGTTCGTTGAACACTGCTAACGGCCAGTGGCCGCTCTTCCAAAGAAACGATGCTCATACTGGCACGGCGGCTTCTGCCTTGTCGTCCAGCGCCATTGAGCAATGGGCGGTGCTGACGGCGGGCGATGTGCGCGGCGTGGTCATCGGGAATGCTACTCTCCAACCCGTTGCTTATCCTCAAGGCCTGGCCTACTTCGTGGCCGGGACGAAGCTTTATGCCCTCGACGTGGCGACTCACCTCATCGCCAAGCAATGGGATTTGGGCGCGACGAGCGGCGTAAGTGGTTACTCATCGCCGGCCGTCATCACAGTTGACAACGGCGCGAACGACGAAGAGTGGGTGTTCGTAGCCGACAAGCTGGGCGTGGTTCGGGCCTATGGTTTCCGCTGGAATGGCGCGGCTTACGAGTGGGTGACCAACCCAAGCTGGTCGGTGGACGTGGGCCTAGACGCCTCGAAAGCCTCGGTGCTGGCCGGACACAATGACCTGGTGTACGTGGTGGAAGACACCCTGGGAGTGGACAGACTGCACGCCATTAACCGCGTGAACGGCTCACTGTTGTGGAGCGCCAACCTCGGCGCGGGCGCTGGCAGTTCGTCACCGGCCTTCTACGACGATGGCGGCAACGGCGTTGTCTATGTTGGTTCGGATAAGTTGTATGCCATTGACGCCATGACCGGCGTGCCTGAAACCGGCTCGCCGATCACCCTGGCAACACCCGCGCCCGGCATGATCAACTCCGCGCCGCTCATCATTGGCACTGACGTGTATGTGTTGACGGCGACGGCCCGGCTGTTCCGTGTTGCTACTGCTGGTAATGTAGTGACGCCAGACTTGATTGGCGATCCCGCCATCCTAACCACCATTGGCGCATCTTCGATGGCACGGTTTGACGCTGCTGGCGCTGATGACTATCTCTTCATCGCTACAGCAAACAAGCTGTATCGCTACAACTTTAACGGCCCGGCGCTCTCAGCCCCGCTCACCCTCGGCGCGCTGGCCACCAACTTCACCAACTCTACCCCGCTGGTGGACAGTGCTGGCAACGTCTTCATCGGCGGCGCGGATGGTTTCCTCTACGGTGTTGATGGCAACACCATGACGGCCTTTGCCGGGCCGTACAACCCGGTGGACGGAAGCGGCTGGCCCAAGAAGATCGGCGTGGGCACGGCGGCCAGTAGCGCTGCCGGTTCGCTGGCGCTGGTAAACAGCCAGTTGTACGTGCCATCGCTCGACGACAACCTGCGCCGCTTCGGCCCGGCGCCTGCCGCCTGCGTTGACTGCGACCTGTACACCGCCGCTCAGTGGCCGATGTTCCAGCATGACGTCGCACACACGGGCCGCAACGGCAACGGCGCCGGTCATCGCGCGCCCATCGCTTTCTGGTCGAAGTCTACGACGACCACTTCAGCCCCGCCGCGCACGCCCGTACTTGGCCCCGTCAAGGCTGGCTTTGCCAACGGTGTCCTGTACTTCACCTCCGGCCAGTTCGTCCTGGCCCGCGACGCCGCCAACGGCAATGAGTTGTGGCGATTCGACCTGGGCCTGTTGGGCAACCCGAGCGGCGGCGCTTCTCCAGCCTTGTTGCTGGTGGCTGCCAACGCTGGCGGCGTGGATGATGATGTGGTCAACGTCATCGTCGGCGCAAAGGACGGCTTCCTCTATGCCCTCAACGCCAACACCGGCGTCATGGCCTGGCGCATTGACCTGGGCCTGGACATCTCGAAGGCCTCGCCGGTCATTGACGGCGACGGCACGATCTACGTCGTCGAAGACACTGCCGCCCTCGACCGCCTGCACGCCGTTTACTTCAACGGCACGCGCAAGTGGACGCGCGATCTGGCGGCTGGCACGGGCGCGTCGTCGCCAGTGCTAGACGTGGCTAACACGAATGTGATCGTCGGCTCGGCCAACAAGCTCTTTGCCTTCGACACAATCACGAACGCCCTGGCCTGGGCAACACCGACGACAATGCCTGCCGGCTTATTCAACACTTCGCTGGTAGTCAATGGCGACGACCTGTGGGCGTTGAACAACGTCGCCGGTTTGTATCGAGTGAATCCGGCCACCGGCTCGGTGTATGATGGCGGCGCGGCCTTAGGCATCCAACCGATGGTAGCCGGTGTGGGCCTCGTGGGCGACAGTGTAGCCCCGGCCATCCAGTCCGACCCGTACACTGCCGGTTACGACATCATCGCCTTCACCGCCGGAACCCGCCTCTACCGGGTAATTTGGAACAACACGGGCAACGCTGTTGTGACCGCCGGGTATCTGAGTTTTGCCGGAACGGTAGGCAACGCCTCGCCGGTGATTGACGCCAACGGCTGGACGTACACTCTTGACAGCCTGGGCTACCTGCGGGCGTTCTACCGTTACGCGTTCTACACCGTCTTTGCCAAGAAGGTGGCCACGCAGGGCACGCTGGCCGGCGGCCCCATCATCGGCAATGGCACGAACGGCACGGCGGCGGTTTACTTACCCAGCCGCAACAACACCTTCTACAAGGTGGGCAAGCCGTAA